In the Arachis ipaensis cultivar K30076 chromosome B04, Araip1.1, whole genome shotgun sequence genome, TCAACCAGGCTCCCAAAGGCGCCCTTATACTTACCAGATAGCACAAGAACTGGTCCCCCACGTCGAGGAAGCGCGGTCTCCAGCATATCTTGGGACACTCCTTGAACAATCTCCTTGCTCTCATCCATAGATATATCACAAGTCAAAGGCCCAACAACATCCAAAACCTGTGCCTTTTTCAAATACAACCGCCCTCCTTTAATGTTCTGGCTAATAACCCTAACTCGAATGTGACTTGTGAGCCAAGAAACCTGTTTCCTTCCCCGCTGCTGATCACCCCCATTAGCTTCCGCTCGAGTTGTCTTCTCAACCCCGCCTCGCTCTCTCTCACGCTTATGCCTTGAAGCCTTGTCATCTTCACCCTTGTGCCGAAtcctcagctccttcaatttcctCAAGCACCTCTCTTCCTCAGCAGATCCCAGTTCAGCAACATCATCCACACTCACTCTAGCCTCCACTTCTTCCCCACTCCTTGAAACCTTCAAAACAATCCAATCCTCCCCAATTCTCCTCACAACAATACCCTTCAATCCAGCATCTTTTCCCCCAATAATCCTCACAATCTTCTTCTCACTAACAAAACCTGCATCATTTCTCCCATTGTCTTCCCTGCTTTTCTTCTTCTGGCTCCGAACAGAACTGCGATCATCGCCAACAAATCCTAACCCTTCCTTGGCAGTCCTCCTCTTGTACTCCACAACCTTAACGTCCTCCTTGGCATTCCTCCCTATTCCCATTCCTTCTGACCACCCATATCCGGCAAGCAAGGCCTTGCCGAAACCCTCAACAGGGACATCATTGAACTCCTCGAGCCCCTGGTGATCAGGCAGCCGCTTCAAGTCGTCCTTAAACTTCTGCAGCAACGCCACCTCCGGCCGTTGACGCGGAACcctatcatcctcatcatcagcgAGTTCACCGGTTTTGCCATTTTTCTCCGCGGCTTGGCGCAGGTTGAGACCGTAGGACATGTCGGTGCCGAGTTCTGCATCCGCGGCATTGGAATCGTTCTCGAATTCGAGGGATTGATGGTCAGCGTTGGGGTCAGTGATGGGAAGCTCGAGGTTCTTCATCTTCTTGGTGGGGCGCCATTCGTTCTGGATCGGGGGTATAACGGTGGCGGTTTGTTCGATTGGCGGTTTGGAAGGGTCGAATTCGGTGACGAAGTGCTTGGAGGGTGCCGCGCCGTTTTTGGAGGAGTCGTCGAGTTTGATGGGTTTGG is a window encoding:
- the LOC107639241 gene encoding protein MOS2, translating into MKLSFSIPSKSSSSSKPIKLDDSSKNGAAPSKHFVTEFDPSKPPIEQTATVIPPIQNEWRPTKKMKNLELPITDPNADHQSLEFENDSNAADAELGTDMSYGLNLRQAAEKNGKTGELADDEDDRVPRQRPEVALLQKFKDDLKRLPDHQGLEEFNDVPVEGFGKALLAGYGWSEGMGIGRNAKEDVKVVEYKRRTAKEGLGFVGDDRSSVRSQKKKSREDNGRNDAGFVSEKKIVRIIGGKDAGLKGIVVRRIGEDWIVLKVSRSGEEVEARVSVDDVAELGSAEEERCLRKLKELRIRHKGEDDKASRHKRERERGGVEKTTRAEANGGDQQRGRKQVSWLTSHIRVRVISQNIKGGRLYLKKAQVLDVVGPLTCDISMDESKEIVQGVSQDMLETALPRRGGPVLVLSGKYKGAFGSLVERDLDREVGVVRDADTHQLLNVKLEQIAEYIGDPSLLGH